The following coding sequences are from one Vulpes vulpes isolate BD-2025 chromosome 12, VulVul3, whole genome shotgun sequence window:
- the LOC112927612 gene encoding COP9 signalosome complex subunit 3-like, with translation MQMNTNQLTSIHADLCQLCLLAKCFKPALPYLDVDMMAICKENGAYDAKHFLCYYYYGGMIYTGLKNFERALYFYEQAITTPAMAVSHIMLESYKKYILVSLILLGKVQPKYMSQIVGRFIKPLSNAYHELAQVYSTNNPSELRNLVNKHSETFTRDNNMGLVKQCLSSLYKKNIQRLTKTFLTLSLQDMASRVQLSGPQEAEKYVLHMIEDGEIFASINQKDGMVSFHDNPEKYNNPAMLHNIDQEMLKCIELDERLKAMDQEITVNPQFVQKSMGSQEDDSGNKPSSYS, from the coding sequence ATGCAGATGAATACAAACCAGCTGACCTCAATACATGCCGATCTCTGCCAGCTTTGTTTGCTGGCAAAATGCTTTAAGCCTGCCCTCCCGTATCTTGATGTAGACATGATGGCTATCTGTAAAGAGAATGGAGCCTATGATGCAAAGCACTTTTTATGTTACTATTATTATGGAGGGATGATCTATACTGGGCTGAAGAACTTTGAAAGAGCGCTGTACTTTTATGAACAGGCTATAACTACTCCTGCCATGGCGGTCAGTCACATCATGTTGGAATCATATAAAAAGTATATTCTAGTTTCTTTGATATTACTTGGAAAAGTACAACCGAAATACATGTCTCAAATTGTGGGTAGATTCATTAAGCCTCTTAGCAACGCGTACCATGAGTTAGCACAAGTTTATTCAACCAATAATCCCTCAGAACTCCGCAACCTGGTGAACAAGCACAGTGAAACTTTTACTCGTGATAACAACATGGGGCTGGTGAAGCAATGCCTGTCTTCTCTTTATAAGAAGAATATTCAGAGGCTAACCAAGACCTTTTTAACATTATCGTTACAAGATATGGCAAGTCGTGTGCAGTTATCTGGACCTCAGGAGGCAGAGAAATATGTCCTACACATGATAGAGGATGGTGAAATTTTTGCAAGTATTAATCAGAAGGATGGAATGGTCAGCTTCCATGATAAccctgaaaaatataataacccaGCCATGCTTCATAACATCGATCAAGAGATGCTGAAGTGCATAGAGCTGGATGAGCGACTAAAGGCCATGGACCAGGAGATCACAGTGAACCCCCAGTTCGTACAGAAGAGCATGGGATCACAAGAAGATGATTCTGGAAACAAACCATCTAGTTACTCTTGA